A single Musa acuminata AAA Group cultivar baxijiao chromosome BXJ2-1, Cavendish_Baxijiao_AAA, whole genome shotgun sequence DNA region contains:
- the LOC135598859 gene encoding magnesium transporter MRS2-I-like isoform X1, which translates to MARDALAVPAEAQAALKKKTAAARSWILFDSSGEGTILDVDKYAIMHRVQIHARDLRILDPLLSYPSTILGRERAIVLNLEVLLRDPAEENVVPIVEELQRRLPLANVVNNAHGEGRENVTGQHDVEAVEEDESPFEFRALEVALEAICSYLDARTSELETAAYPALDELTSKISSRNLDRVRKLKSAMTRLTARVQKVRDELEQLLDDDDDMADLYLSRKLAGASSPVSGSSMPNWLPASPTIGSRISRASRASAATIHGNENDVEELEMLLEAYFMQIDGTLNKLTTLREYIDDTEDYINIQLDNHRNQLIQLELFLSSGTVSLSIYSLVAGIFGMNIPYSWNDDHGHVFKWVVILSGLISGFLFIFIIAYARHKGLIGS; encoded by the exons atggcgcGGGACGCGCTGGCAGTGCCCGCGGAGGCGCAGGCCGCGCTCAAGAAGAAGACGGCGGCCGCGAGGAGCTGGATTCTGTTCGATTCCAGCGGGGAAGGGACAATCTTGGACGTCGACAAGTACGCCATCATGCACCGGGTTCAGATCCACGCGCGCGACCTCAGGATCCTGGACCCCCTCCTCTCGTACCCTTCCACGATTTTGGGACGCGAGCGAGCCATCGTTCTCAATCTTGAG GTTTTGCTTAGGGATCCCGCAGAAGAAAATGTTGTTCCAATTGTGGAAGAGCTTCAAAGACGATTACCACTGGCAAACGTTGTCAATAATGCACATGGAGAGGGGAGAGAGAATGTTACTGGACAACATGACGTGGAAGCTGTTGAAGAAGATG AATCTCCCTTTGAGTTTCGAGCCCTGGAAGTTGCTTTAGAAGCTATTTGTAGCTATCTTGATGCACGCACCAGTGAACTAGAGACTGCTGCTTACCCGGCCTTAGATGAGCTGACTTCCAAG ATTAGCAGCCGTAACTTGGATCGAGTGCGTAAGTTGAAGAGTGCCATGACTAGGTTGACTGCTCGTGTCCAAAAG GTAAGGGATGAGCTTGAACAGTTATTGGATGACGATGATGATATGGCAGATCTTTACTTGTCAAGGAAACTGGCTGGAGCATCCTCTCCTGTCAGCGGTTCTAGTATGCCTAACTGGCTCCCTGCTTCACCAACAATTGGATCTAGGATATCCAGAGCAAGCAGGGCAAGTGCAGCAACTATACATGGAAATGAGAATGATGTTGAGGAGCTGGAAATGTTACTCGAG GCATACTTCATGCAAATTGATGGCACATTGAACAAGTTGACTACT CTACGCGAATATATTGATGACACAGAGGACTATATCAATATTCAG CTTGACAACCACCGAAACCAACTTATTCAG CTAGAGCTGTTCTTGAGTTCTGGCACAGTTTCCCTCTCAATATATTCACTGGTTGCTGGGATATTTGGAATGAACATACCGTATTCATGGAATGATGACCATGGACATGTATTCAAATGG GTGGTCATTTTGTCGGGACTTATCAGTGGCTTCCTGTTCATTTTCATAATTGCTTATGCTCGCCACAAAGGTCTTATTGGGTCATGA
- the LOC135597960 gene encoding probable CCR4-associated factor 1 homolog 6 has protein sequence MAINVGKANLVEQLELILSLRGSYPIVAIDTEFPGFIRDTPRNATEEERYNDVKHNVDNMHLIQLGVALFDEGGNTPWPGCCWQFNFSDFDPDVDASSPDSIELLVQSGHDFQQNRLHGIDAQRCAYLVCVKLFCQPYSSKYVTFHGLYDVAFVIKMITRAPLPNTLNEFSDLVGTIFGQIYDLKYLSRFCGGLRRGEIGLVGLSRLLNCEPVGIRHQAAYDSLLIGALFNKMKQRRHNIEDDRSASVLYGIENRCVKNRTRRIDRRGRPYPRRQQHPLAAMGLAV, from the coding sequence ATGGCCATCAACGTGGGGAAGGCAAACCTTGTGGAGCAATTGGAGCTCATCCTCAGTCTCCGTGGCTCCTACCCGATAGTGGCAATCGATACGGAGTTCCCGGGGTTCATTCGCGACACCCCTCGCAATGCCACCGAGGAAGAAAGATACAATGACGTGAAGCACAACGTGGATAACATGCACCTGATCCAGCTGGGCGTCGCCTTGTTCGACGAAGGCGGCAACACCCCATGGCCGGGGTGCTGTTGGCAGTTCAATTTTTCGGATTTCGATCCCGATGTGGATGCTTCCTCTCCCGACTCCATCGAGTTGTTGGTACAGAGCGGGCACGACTTCCAGCAAAACCGACTACACGGCATCGACGCGCAGCGGTGCGCCTATCTGGTATGCGTGAAGCTCTTCTGCCAACCCTACAGCTCCAAGTATGTTACGTTTCATGGACTCTACGACGTGGCATTTGTGATAAAGATGATCACCCGAGCCCCACTGCCCAACACCTTGAACGAGTTCTCCGATTTGGTGGGGACCATCTTCGGCCAGATTTATGATCTCAAATATCTATCTCGATTTTGTGGAGGACTGCGTCGGGGAGAGATTGGTTTGGTGGGACTATCAAGGTTATTGAACTGTGAACCCGTAGGGATCCGTCACCAAGCAGCATATGACAGTCTACTAATTGGGGCACTCTTCAACAAAATGAAGCAACGAAGGCATAACATAGAGGACGACAGATCTGCATCGGTCCTCTATGGTATAGAGAATAGATGCGTCAAGAACAGGACTCGAAGGATTGACCGAAGAGGTCGGCCTTACCCAAGACGGCAGCAACACCCCTTGGCTGCCATGGGGTTGGCGGTTTAA
- the LOC103989972 gene encoding pathogenesis-related protein PR-4 encodes MRTTRSIVAALLLCLAAAATAQEASNVRATYHYYYPAQNNWDLNAVSAYCATWDADKPLAWRQKYGWTAFCGPAGPTGQAACGKCLLVTNTATGTQATVRIVDQCANGGLDLDQGVFSQLDTDGTGYAQGHLIVNYQFVDCGD; translated from the exons ATGAGGACTACGAGATCCATCGTTGCTGCACTGCTGCTGTGCCTGGCCGCGGCGGCGACCGCCCAGGAAGCGTCGAACGTCCGCGCCACCTACCACTACTACTATCCGGCGCAGAACAACTGGGACCTGAACGCCGTCAGCGCGTACTGTGCGACGTGGGACGCCGATAAGCCATTGGCGTGGCGGCAGAAGTACGGGTGGACGGCCTTCTGCGGCCCTGCTGGGCCCACCGGCCAAGCTGCCTGTGGCAAGTGCTTGTTG GTCACCAACACAGCGACAGGGACTCAGGCGACGGTCAGGATCGTAGACCAGTGTGCAAATGGAGGGCTGGATCTGGATCAGGGTGTCTTCTCTCAGCTGGACACCGATGGGACTGGCTACGCGCAGGGACATCTGATCGTGAACTACCAGTTTGTGGACTGTGGTGACTGA
- the LOC135598859 gene encoding magnesium transporter MRS2-I-like isoform X2 gives MARDALAVPAEAQAALKKKTAAARSWILFDSSGEGTILDVDKYAIMHRVQIHARDLRILDPLLSYPSTILGRERAIVLNLEHIKAIITADEVLLRDPAEENVVPIVEELQRRLPLANVVNNAHGEGRENVTGQHDVEAVEEDESPFEFRALEVALEAICSYLDARTSELETAAYPALDELTSKISSRNLDRVRKLKSAMTRLTARVQKVRDELEQLLDDDDDMADLYLSRKLAGASSPVSGSSMPNWLPASPTIGSRISRASRASAATIHGNENDVEELEMLLEAYFMQIDGTLNKLTTLREYIDDTEDYINIQLDNHRNQLIQLELFLSSGTVSLSIYSLVAGIFGMNIPYSWNDDHGHVFKWVVILSGLISGFLFIFIIAYARHKGLIGS, from the exons atggcgcGGGACGCGCTGGCAGTGCCCGCGGAGGCGCAGGCCGCGCTCAAGAAGAAGACGGCGGCCGCGAGGAGCTGGATTCTGTTCGATTCCAGCGGGGAAGGGACAATCTTGGACGTCGACAAGTACGCCATCATGCACCGGGTTCAGATCCACGCGCGCGACCTCAGGATCCTGGACCCCCTCCTCTCGTACCCTTCCACGATTTTGGGACGCGAGCGAGCCATCGTTCTCAATCTTGAG CACATTAAAGCGATCATCACCGCGGACGAG GTTTTGCTTAGGGATCCCGCAGAAGAAAATGTTGTTCCAATTGTGGAAGAGCTTCAAAGACGATTACCACTGGCAAACGTTGTCAATAATGCACATGGAGAGGGGAGAGAGAATGTTACTGGACAACATGACGTGGAAGCTGTTGAAGAAGATG AATCTCCCTTTGAGTTTCGAGCCCTGGAAGTTGCTTTAGAAGCTATTTGTAGCTATCTTGATGCACGCACCAGTGAACTAGAGACTGCTGCTTACCCGGCCTTAGATGAGCTGACTTCCAAG ATTAGCAGCCGTAACTTGGATCGAGTGCGTAAGTTGAAGAGTGCCATGACTAGGTTGACTGCTCGTGTCCAAAAG GTAAGGGATGAGCTTGAACAGTTATTGGATGACGATGATGATATGGCAGATCTTTACTTGTCAAGGAAACTGGCTGGAGCATCCTCTCCTGTCAGCGGTTCTAGTATGCCTAACTGGCTCCCTGCTTCACCAACAATTGGATCTAGGATATCCAGAGCAAGCAGGGCAAGTGCAGCAACTATACATGGAAATGAGAATGATGTTGAGGAGCTGGAAATGTTACTCGAG GCATACTTCATGCAAATTGATGGCACATTGAACAAGTTGACTACT CTACGCGAATATATTGATGACACAGAGGACTATATCAATATTCAG CTTGACAACCACCGAAACCAACTTATTCAG CTAGAGCTGTTCTTGAGTTCTGGCACAGTTTCCCTCTCAATATATTCACTGGTTGCTGGGATATTTGGAATGAACATACCGTATTCATGGAATGATGACCATGGACATGTATTCAAATGG GTGGTCATTTTGTCGGGACTTATCAGTGGCTTCCTGTTCATTTTCATAATTGCTTATGCTCGCCACAAAGGTCTTATTGGGTCATGA
- the LOC135598858 gene encoding exocyst complex component SEC15A-like, translated as MHAPSKKRNVVENGDEGIDVVLVRSIINGEHENVGPIVTYAFERGKPEALLHQLVNLVGKKEVEIEELCRLHYEEFILAVDELRDVLVDADELKSSLSNQNFQLQEVASTLLPKFDELLELYSIKKNVTKAIETLEVCLQLSKLCLTCNMHVSNNRFYPAVRILDLIEKDYIQKTPFQALRKAIEKQIPVIKLHIEKKVCSEFDDWLVHIRSMAVEIGQLAIGHASSARQREDEKRARREEAEKQSRFGVGDPVYTLDVEHVDEDSVLEFDLAPVYRAHHIHSCLSLEDKFRKNYYKNRLMQLNLDLQMPPVQSFLESHRPFFAQIAGFFIVENRVLQTAGGLVSESQVETLWNTAISKMTSVLEDQFSRMDTANHLLLIKDFVTLVADTLMHHGYGLTPLLEVLDNNRDKYHELLLSECRKQIGDTLASDTFEQMVIKKEYEYNMNVVSFHLQSSDTLPDFPYIAPFSSSVPDICRVVRSFIEDSVNYLSYGGPVNFDDVLKKYLNKLMIDDLNKALLKVIHTGNLDVSQAMQIAANIAVLECTCDLFLCQTAQLCSVPLHLVERPHVGLTAKAVFKASQNAAYDAFLNVVDSKLDEYLALMNNIEWTADKAPEHANDYIQETVIYLDSLISTAQQILPLDGIYKVGVGALNHISDSIMAALLSDRLKRFNLNSVIGIDNDLKMLESFADERFQSTGLSDLRKDCSFRDCLIESRQLVNLVLSNQPENFKNPVMREKSYGALDYKKVAIISEKFKDSSEKLFGSLSNWSTEPKSRKKSMDMLKRKLKEFS; from the coding sequence ATGCATGCTCCATCCAAGAAGAGAAATGTAGTGGAGAATGGGGATGAAGGGATTGATGTTGTCCTTGTGAGGTCGATCATAAATGGGGAGCATGAGAATGTAGGCCCCATTGTTACGTATGCATTTGAGAGAGGGAAGCCTGAGGCCCTCTTGCACCAACTCGTGAATCTGGTTGGTAAGAAGGAAGTGGAGATAGAAGAGCTGTGCAGACTTCACTATGAGGAATTCATTCTTGCGGTTGATGAGTTACGGGATGTGTTGGTCGACGCTGATGAACTCAAGAGCTCGCTGTCGAACCAGAATTTCCAGCTACAAGAGGTGGCAAGTACACTTTTACCGAAGTTTGATGAGCTCCTTGAGCTTTACTCGATCAAGAAAAATGTCACAAAGGCCATAGAAACATTGGAGGTCTGTTTGCAACTCTCAAAACTATGCCTGACATGCAACATGCATGTCTCAAACAACCGGTTCTACCCTGCAGTGAGGATCTTGGACTTGATCGAGAAGGATTACATACAAAAAACTCCATTTCAGGCCCTCAGGAAGGCAATCGAGAAGCAGATACCTGTAATTAAGCTGCACATTGAAAAGAAAGTGTGTAGTGAGTTCGATGATTGGTTAGTTCACATAAGGAGCATGGCTGTGGAGATTGGGCAGTTGGCTATCGGACATGCTTCGTCAGCCCGACAAAGGGAAGACGAAAAGCGTGCTCGCCGGGAGGAAGCTGAAAAGCAGAGTCGGTTTGGTGTTGGTGATCCTGTGTACACATTGGATGTTGAGCATGTTGATGAAGATTCGGTGCTAGAGTTTGATCTGGCCCCAGTATATCGGGCACACCATATACACAGCTGCCTCAGTCTTGAGGATAAATTTCGCAAGAACTATTACAAGAATCGGTTAATGCAGCTGAATTTGGACTTGCAGATGCCGCCAGTTCAATCCTTTCTTGAATCTCACAGACCTTTCTTTGCACAAATTGCTGGGTTTTTCATTGTGGAAAACCGAGTTTTACAAACTGCTGGGGGATTGGTGTCAGAGAGCCAGGTGGAGACCTTATGGAATACAGCTATCTCAAAGATGACATCCGTTCTAGAGGATCAGTTCTCTCGTATGGACACCGCAAACCACCTTCTTCTTATAAAAGACTTTGTTACTCTTGTTGCTGACACTCTCATGCACCATGGGTATGGGTTAACACCTTTGCTTGAGGTTCTTGATAACAACAGAGACAAGTACCATGAACTTCTCCTCAGTGAATGCCGCAAGCAAATAGGAGACACCCTTGCAAGTGATACCTTTGAACAGATGGTGATCAAGAAAGAGTATGAGTACAATATGAATGTAGTGTCATTCCATCTTCAGTCCTCAGATACACTGCCAGATTTTCCATATATTGCGCCATTCTCTTCCTCTGTTCCAGACATATGTCGCGTAGTGCGTTCCTTCATTGAGGACTCTGTCAACTATTTGTCATATGGAGGTCCTGTCAACTTTGATGATGTTCTAAAGAAGTATCTCAACAAGCTTATGATTGATGATCTGAACAAGGCTCTACTAAAGGTGATCCATACAGGTAATTTAGATGTATCACAGGCGATGCAAATTGCTGCCAACATAGCTGTTTTGGAATGCACTTGTGATCTTTTCCTATGTCAGACTGCCCAGCTTTGCTCGGTCCCTTTACACTTAGTTGAAAGGCCTCATGTTGGATTGACTGCCAAGGCTGTTTTCAAGGCATCACAGAATGCTGCTTATGATGCATTCTTGAATGTGGTTGATTCTAAGTTGGACGAGTACCTCGCTCTCATGAACAACATCGAATGGACAGCCGACAAAGCCCCAGAACATGCAAATGATTATATCCAAGAAACTGTTATATATCTTGACTCCCTTATCTCTACTGCTCAACAGATTTTGCCTTTAGATGGTATCTACAAAGTCGGGGTTGGTGCTCTGAATCATATTTCTGATTCTATTATGGCAGCTCTTCTTAGCGATAGGCTAAAAAGGTTCAACCTGAATTCTGTCATTGGCATTGACAATGATTTGAAAATGTTGGAATCATTTGCAGATGAAAGATTTCAAAGCACAGGTCTCAGCGATCTAAGGAAAGATTGCAGTTTCCGAGATTGTTTAATAGAATCCAGGCAGTTGGTGAACCTTGTACTAAGCAATCAGCCTGAGAATTTCAAGAATCCTGTAATGAGGGAGAAAAGTTATGGTGCTTTGGACTACAAAAAAGTTGCGATTATCTCTGAAAAATTCAAGGATTCATCAGAAAAGTTATTTGGGAGCCTTTCTAACTGGAGCACAGAGCCAAAATCCCGGAAGAAGTCAATGGACATGTTGAAAAGAAAGCTGAAAGAGTTCAGCTGA
- the LOC103994822 gene encoding probable CCR4-associated factor 1 homolog 6, producing the protein MAINVWKDNLVEQVDVILRLRGSFPYVAIDTEFPGFIRSTPRHATEEERYDDMKYNVDHMRLIQLGLTLFDKDGNTPWPGCCWQFNFSDFDPDTDVCSEDSIELLLHSGHNLQKNQRDGVDAYRCSYLLCVKLFRHPHKSKYITFHGLYDVAFLIQMITRAPLPNTLNEFLVLTRSVFGDDLYDIKYISRFCEGLHEGKAGLLTLSKLLELEPVGIRHQAAYDSLLIRAIFNKMKQLWFDIEDERFVSVLYGLENNCMKSKKRKSSTVAVAASSPPQVQQFQPYRGLLASPFQAH; encoded by the coding sequence ATGGCCATCAACGTTTGGAAGGATAACCTGGTCGAGCAGGTGGACGTCATCCTTCGCCTTCGTGGCTCCTTTCCTTACGTTGCAATCGATACCGAGTTCCCGGGGTTCATTCGCTCCACCCCTCGCCATGCCACCGAGGAAGAGAGATACGATGACATGAAGTACAACGTCGACCATATGCGACTGATCCAGCTCGGCCTCACCTTATTCGACAAAGATGGCAACACCCCGTGGCCGGGGTGCTGCTGGCAGTTCAATTTTTCGGATTTCGATCCAGATACGGATGTTTGCTCCGAGGACTCCATCGAGTTGCTACTGCACAGCGGCCACAACCTCCAGAAAAACCAACGGGACGGCGTCGATGCATACCGGTGCTCCTATCTGCTGTGCGTGAAGCTCTTCCGCCATCCCCACAAGTCCAAGTATATTACGTTTCATGGACTCTACGACGTGGCTTTTCTGATACAGATGATCACCCGAGCCCCATTACCCAACACCTTGAACGAGTTCCTGGTTTTAACAAGGAGCGTCTTCGGTGATGATCTTTACGATATCAAATACATCTCTAGGTTTTGTGAAGGACTGCACGAGGGAAAGGCTGGTTTGTTGACACTATCAAAGTTGCTGGAATTGGAACCAGTAGGGATCCGTCACCAAGCAGCATATGACAGTCTACTGATCAGGGCGATCTTCAACAAGATGAAACAGCTATGGTTTGATATCGAGGACGAGAGATTTGTATCGGTCCTCTATGGTTTAGAGAACAACTGCATGAAAAGTAAGAAGAGGAAGTCGAGTACAGTAGCAGTAGCAGCAAGCAGTCCTCCACAAGTGCAACAATTTCAACCTTATAGAGGTCTTCTGGCTTCACCCTTCCAAGCTCACTGA
- the LOC135586851 gene encoding histone-lysine N-methyltransferase ASHH3-like has protein sequence MPALKNKKQEQGSIERIFEEMLMELGGQVDFDLPSWLKKWKPAQYISIKRNIYLTKRRIEDDGIFCSCTQLTGSSTVCDGDCHCGMLFSCCSSSCKCGDKCLNKPFQHRDVKKMKVVKTEKCGFGLVADEDIKQGDFVIEYVGEVLDDKTCEERLWKMKHRGDTNFYLCEVNHDMVIDATYKGNKSRFINHSCEPNTEMQKWRVDGETRVGIFALCDIRKGKDVTYDYQFVQFGAAQVCHCGTHSCRQKLGNKPRSLNTVHHKRKTDYENCIGELVRVWRSKDKRYYGGFISDFDCFSGKHTVIYEDEHVEVIDMSKEDWDFL, from the exons ATGCCGGCGCTCAAGAACAAG AAGCAAGAACAAGGGAGCATCGAACGCATATTTGAGGAAATGCTCATGGAGCTTGGTGGTCAAGTTGATTTTGATCTTCCATCCTGGCTGAAGAAATGGAAACCTGCACAGTATATAAGCATAAAGCGCA ACATCTATCTTACCAAAAGGCGAATTGAGGATGATGGAATCTTCTGTTCCTGTACTCAATTAACAGGATCGTCAACTGTCTGTGATGGAGATTGTCATTGTGG GATGCTATTCTCTTGTTGCTCATCTAGTTGCAAATGTGGTGACAAATGTCTTAACAAACCTTTTCAGCACAGAGATGTGAAGAAAATGAAAGTTGTAAAG ACAGAAAAATGTGGTTTTGGTTTGGTAGCAgatgaagacataaaacaaggGGATTTTGTGATCGAGTATGTTGGAGAAG TTCTAGATGACAAAACTTGTGAGGAAAGACTCTGGAAAATGAAGCACCGTGGAGATACCAACTTCTACTTATGTGAGGTTAATCATGATATGGTGATTGATGCTACATACAAAGGAAATAAATCAAGGTTTATAAACCACAGTTGTGAGCCAAATACCGAGATGCAGAAATG GAGAGTTGACGGAGAGACTAGGGTTGGAATTTTTGCCCTATGTGACATAAGAAAAGGCAAAGATGTAACCTATGACTATCA GTTTGTTCAATTTGGAGCAGCTCAAGTTTGTCATTGTGGTACTCATAGCTGCAGGCAAAAACTAGGCAATAAACCTA GAAGTTTAAATACGGTGCATCATAAAAGGAAAACTGACTATGAGAACTGTATTGGGGAGCTTGTACGTGTGTGGCGTTCAAAGGACAAGAG GTACTATGGAGGTTTCATATCTGATTTTGATTGTTTCTCTGGAAAGCACACG GTAATATATGAAGATGAACATGTAGAAGTTATTGACATGTCAAAAGAAGATTGGGATTTCCTATGA